GTATAAGTGATGTCGGTGAGAACTACGTTCAGGAGGCCGAAGGAAAATTTGAAGCCATTGGCGACAAAGCTAAATGGCATTGCATTGGGCATTTGCAGAGAAACAAAGTGAAAAGGGCAGTAGAGATATTTGATCTTATTCAGACTGTAGATTCATTCAAACTCGCAGAGGAGATAGATAAGAGATGTTCATACCTGAACAAGAAGATGCCGGTCATGATCGAGGTTAACAGCGGCAGGGAGGAGAACAAGGCCGGAGTCTTGCCAGAAAATGTCCTGCAAATGATTGTAGAGATCTCACCGCTCAAGAATATTTCGGTGGTCGGTCTAATGACAATGGGGCCTTTCACAGAGGATCCCGAAGAGATAAGACCCAGTTTGAGGCTTACAAGAAGACTTTTCGAAGAGATCTCTAAAGAGAAGATCGAAGGAGTTGAGATGAAGAACCTATCAATGGGAATGTCCAATTCCTATAGGGTCGCGATCGAAGAGGGATCGAATATGGTTAGACTGGGAACGATCATCTTCGGAGAACGACAATGATGGTTCTGACGAGTTCATTATGGTCAGCCCTTCGCTAAATGACTAAATAGAGTTAGAGTTTCAGTTTCATAGTGAGCTAGACTGCAAAAAGGGACCCAAAAAAGACTTCAGCTCATGTGGATCAATTGGAATTCGCATCTGCGAGGAGTTCGAGCCCTATCCTCATTCTCTTCGTGTCGACTTCCAGAACCCTTACTTTCACAATCTGCCCTACGCTCAATACCTCGAGAGGGTCTCTAACCCTCCTTCCCATCTTGCTCTTGTGAATAAGCCCATCCTGTTTGACTCCGATGTCAACGAAGGCTCCGAAATCTACGACATTCCTAACAGTACCCTCCAGTTCCATCCCCTTGGACAGGTCTTCCATGGAAAGGACATCAGTTCTAAGGATCGGTTTTTCAAGTTCCTCTCTTGGGTCCAAACCCGGCTTCTTCACCATGCCCATAACTTCTCTCACAGTTATTGAATTGAGTCCCCTCTCCTTGGCAAAAGCGTCAAGATCGATCTCGTCCAGTTTCTTCGAGATTTCTTCTTTTCTCGTGAAAAGTTCTTCAGGGCCAAAGCCAGCACTCTTGATTATATCCCTCGCTATCTCATAGCTTTCAGGATGAACGGAAGTCCCATCAAGAGCCTCTGATCCATTTAGTATTCTACAAAAGCCAGCTGCCTGCTCGAAGGCTTTTGGACCGAGACCGGAGACCCTCAGCAGTTCCTTTCTGTTCATGAACGCTCCGTTTTCCGCCCTGTGCTTCACAATGTTCAGAGCGGCTCTAGAATTCAAACCGGATATGTATTTTAACAGATGCTCCGATGCAGTGTTTAGATTGACTCCTACCAAATTAACGACGGACTCGACCTCTCTGTCTAGAGTCTTCTTCAATTCCGATTGATTGACGTCGTGCTGGTACATTCCGACTCCAATAGCTTCCGGGGGGATTTTCACGTATTCGGCCAGCGGGTCTTGAACCCTGCGTGCAATCGAGATAGCCCCTCTTGTAGTTACGTCTTCGTTCGGAAACTCTTCAATCGCAACTTTTGAGGTCGAGTAAACGGAAGCGCCCGACTCTGTCACAATCACATATTTGACGGGAAGTTTGTGTTCCTTTATCAGTCTGCTTACAAAGACCTCGGTCTCCCTCGAACCTGTACCGTTGCCGATAGATATGAGTTCGACCTCTAAGGTGTTTATGGCTTGAACTACCTTCATTGAAGATCCGATGTAGTCGCTTTGAGGTGGGGTCGGATATATCACGTCATGATAGAGAAGGGAGCCGTCTTTTCCAATTACCGCCACTTTGCATCCGGTTCTGTAACCCGGATCAATACCCATTACGACTTTTTCGCCAAGAGGGGGTTGAAGAAAGAGATCTCTGAGATTTCTTGCGAAAACATGAATCGCCCTTCCTTCAGCCTCTTCTTTTATCATATTTCTTACCTCTCGCTCAATGGATGGCATAAGCAGCCTGGAGTAAGAATCGGCCGAAGCTTCTACCAGTTCTTCATAGTAGGCAAGATACTCTTTCCACCCGATCAAGTCTCTCAGAGAAGGCAAAATATCGAAGGGCAACTCTAACTTTAACGAGAGAATCTCCTCTCGTTCTCCTCTGAAAAGTGCCATGATCTGGTGAGCCGCCAGTCTAGAGATTGGTTGAGAGAAATCGTAATAGTCCCTGTAAACCTCACGCTCGTCCTGCTTATCGGAATGAGAGCTTTTGATTGTTCCTTTTGACTTTAGTTGATTTCTTAGCACTTTCCTGACTGATATCTCCTGGGAGAACTCTTCGGCGAGAATGTCCCTGGCCCCTTCGAGAGCCTCTTCTATCTGGAGTATCTCCTGTTCGGCATTGACAAACGTAACTACAAAGGTTTCGTCCTTGATCCTCGATGTTTTAAGGAAATCTGCAAGCGGTTGTAATCCCTTTTCCCTCGCTTTGTCAGCTCTGGTTTTCTTCTTAGATTTGAATGGAAGGTAGAGATCTTCAACTAGCTGAAGATTCTTTGCATCATTGATGGCTGCTTCCAGTTCCTCGGTGAGTTTGCCCTTTTCTTCGATTATTCTCAGGACTTCTTCTTTTCTGGAACGAAGTTTCTTGGAGTATTCGAGTGCATCGGAGATCTCTCTTAACTGTATTTCGTTCAGTTCACCAGTCTTTTCCTTTCTATATCTTGCGATGAACGGTATCGTCTTTCCCTCTTCCAGCATCTCAACGGCATTTTCCACTTTCCATCTTGGTAGAGCTAATGAGTTGGCGATATCTGTAACTATTTCATTCATCTGAAGTGACCTCGAGAACCGTTTTGATTGTTTCAATAGGAAAGGTTCCATAGGCAGTTTCGTTTGAGAGAACCACTCCCTCGAACCCCCTAAACTGGATGTCCTTTAGGTGGCACAGTTCACTCCTTGTAGCGAAGGGATGGTCAACCATGTGTTCGAGAACCTCCCCGGCCATCAGAACTGGTTTGTGAAGTTCTCTGATGTTCTGAGAAAAGTAGCTATAGAAATCGACAAGTCCCCTCGCACCTAACTGCGCGCCAAGATCTCCGCGGCATAACCAGATTTCATCGCTTGAAGATGAGATCTCTTCTACTCTGGAGAATGGGAGCTCTCTCTCGATTTTCGAAGCCACAGGTCTTCCAGAAAGGTCTTTCAATTCGATTACCTCGCTTGCACTTGAGACGAAGGAAAGAGCGTATCTAACGAAGTCGTGTCTTCTTGTCGCAAGAACTATATCGGAATCTCTTGAAGAAAGCTCAATCTGATTTATTGGATGGGGCGATATATTCATGCCCTTTGATGGTCTTATGACTCCACCCCTCAAAACCATAGCCCTTGCGTTGTCTGCTTCTTGTTTCAGTACCTGGAGTTCAATTCTGCCATCTTCTATCGAGATTTTCATTCCCGGAGAGAGATATGAAAGGGTCCTCGGATCTACGGCAATAATCTTGAGATGCGAACATTGACTGCCAAGAATGACCTGTTCTCCCGCCTTTATTTCCATTACTGGCTGATTCCGCGACAATCTTAGTTTTGCACCCTGTAGGTCAATGTAAAGAGGAAGAGAACAGTTATCAGCGTAGTATAAGATAAATTTCTCGATGTCCTCTAGAGTGGTATGCGAAGAATTGAAGCGTATTGCCGTCGCGCCGGCCATTTCTATTGATTTTAGAGCTTTTCGGTCACTTATTGTTGCAACTATTGAGAATCCTTCCATCAAGATCACCTCTACTGGAATTATAGCAGCAACTGGATTTGAGAACTTAGTATTTTGAGAATGAAGAACCCGGTTGAAATTGATAGAATGAGATCTCAGTTGAAGGCTTCAATTATAGAATCGTACAGCAGTAGGCAACTTAAGTGCAGAAAACCGATTCAACAAAGTTCTGAACTAGATAAGTCCTTCCGCTATGCATTCCTCAAGAGTCTTTACGATCTCCGAATCATACAAAGTTCCGGACTGAGACTTAAGCTCTTCGAGGGCGTTTTCACAACTCATGGCTTCTCGGTAGGGCCTTCTCGATGTCATTGCGTCGAATGAATCGGCGACGGCCACGATTCTGGCTTCCAATGATATCTCATCTCCCTTCAGTCCATCGGGATATCCCGTGCCATCAACTCGCTCATGATGATGTCTGATAATGTCATGAGTGTCTTCAAGAAAATTCCCTTTTACCATCTCACATCCGAAAACAGGGTGCAATTTGATTATTTCAAATTCCTCTTTGCTCAGTCTTGACGGTTTCTTCAGAATTGAATCATCGATCTCGATTTTTCCAATGTCGTGAAAAAGGGCACCCATTGCTATTATTTCCTGTCTTTCTGAAGAAATACGAAGTCTTTTTGCAATAGCGAGTGACACATCTCTGACTCTTTTTCCATGGCCATGAGTGTACGAGTCTTTAATCTCTACTTTCGAGAGAATATCCTTCATTACGGCCATGTTATTGCTTATGTACTTGAACAAAGGTCTTGAGGATACGTGGAGCATCCGAACATCGGTATGGGGCTTAAGTTCTACCGGGGACTTGAGATTGTGGGCATAGAAGTAGTCACCGGGTTCTAAATTCTCTTCTCTTTCGGAGTAATTGCAGGACATGGTTCCATCCATGATGTAATAGAATTCAAGCAGGTCGCCGCCCGAAAATGTATCCAGAAAAGTGACGACTCCGGAGCGCAGTTCGTACATCGAAATCTCTACACCATCTCCGTGCGCCAGCAGAGAAAGCGAAGAATTCCTCTGGACAACCGTTTCGATGGTTTCACATGCTTTGCAGACTTTGAAACCTTCCATCTCTTCCCCCAAAAATGAAACTTATAGAAAACGCTAGTAGTCAAGTACAGTCTATCACATAAATCGACAGAGGTTTTAGCTAACCAAAAATGCCGTAGCTGTCTACGGCATTTCATAATGATGATAATCAGAGGTGGTTCTACTAGTCGTCGATTATCAGAATCGGATCGATCAAGAAAACCTTGTATCCTAGTTTCACTGGAATATAATAGCAAATTGCCTTATATCCTAGCTCTTCAATTCTTGTTATAGCACTCTGGGAAATCAAGAACGCTTTCTCAGAAAGATCGTTTCCGAGATTGTCTATTAGAGTCTCATAGGCCAACAGCGCCATGCCCTTCTCTTCGTAATGCTCCGTGAATTTCTCGGCCTTCTGAACTGCGGTCTCGATTAGAGATTCAATCTGTTCGTTTGCCGAATCGGCGATGTCCTTCGCCAAGTCAAACGAAGAGCCGATTGCAGATGACGCAAAGGACAATACGAAGAGGAGCACTAATGCATGAATTAATACTCTTTTCATACTAACTCTCCTCCTTTGAATTTCTTCGAATGTATTAATCATATCATATAATCTATTGATTTCAAATATTGATTGGAATTTTTGAAGAGCTTTGAAAGCATTGAACTCAGGAAAACACTTCAGGAGACCCGGTTTGTGCTATTCTGTAATTATTGTTTCTTTGAGGAAGAAAGAGAGGTGATCCTTGTGAGAGAATTCGTCGATTTGACCAGGACAGTTGAAGATAACCAGCCTGTGTATCCCGGTGACGATTCCACAAGGTTACGCAGATCGAGAGTCTTGGAAGAAGATGGTTTCAATAACCACAGGCTTGAGATCAGTATGCACTCGGGAACCCACATAGACGGTCCCATGCATCTCACCCAGTCAGATCTATACGTAGATCGGATCGAGATCGACAGGCTGATAGGCAATGGAGTTCTTCTTGACGTTAGGGGTGAAATGGAGATAAAGATGAAGTCGCAGTACGAAGATGCCGTCTCGCAAGATTCGATTCTTCTTTTCTGGACTGGAAGGGATTCCTTGTTTGGAAACGAGGAGTATTTTCTGGAGAACCCATACCTGACTTATGAACTGGCTGAATTTCTGGTAAAACGTAAGACGAGAATGGTTGGCTTTGACTCATCTTCTCCGGATCGATTCCCTTACGATATTCACAGAATCCTTTTTAGCGGAGGCTGCTTCATCGCAGAGAATCTTACCGGTCTTGAAAAGCTTTCGGGTTCAAAGGAACTGGAAATCTTCGCGATTCCTCTTAAGATCCATGCGGATTCCTCTGTAGCCCGGATCTTTGCCGCGGTCACATAGGAGAGAAAGTCCTTGAAGATTCAGAAAGTCGGCAACAGGGGTATATTGTTTACCTTTCAGGACGGAGACTCCCCGATGAATGGGGAGACATCTGTTCACTTGATAGAAGGCAGATATCGATTCTATTTGTGTGACACGTTTCTGGGGAACAGATCCATGAGTGTTGTCAAGAACTACATCCGGGAGACTCCCAGAAAGGATCTCTTAATCTTCAACTCA
The sequence above is drawn from the Mesotoga infera genome and encodes:
- a CDS encoding pyruvate kinase — translated: MEGFSIVATISDRKALKSIEMAGATAIRFNSSHTTLEDIEKFILYYADNCSLPLYIDLQGAKLRLSRNQPVMEIKAGEQVILGSQCSHLKIIAVDPRTLSYLSPGMKISIEDGRIELQVLKQEADNARAMVLRGGVIRPSKGMNISPHPINQIELSSRDSDIVLATRRHDFVRYALSFVSSASEVIELKDLSGRPVASKIERELPFSRVEEISSSSDEIWLCRGDLGAQLGARGLVDFYSYFSQNIRELHKPVLMAGEVLEHMVDHPFATRSELCHLKDIQFRGFEGVVLSNETAYGTFPIETIKTVLEVTSDE
- a CDS encoding YggS family pyridoxal phosphate-dependent enzyme, whose product is MIVENVRWLRSEIPDYVTIVAASKTRTVSDILELLESGISDVGENYVQEAEGKFEAIGDKAKWHCIGHLQRNKVKRAVEIFDLIQTVDSFKLAEEIDKRCSYLNKKMPVMIEVNSGREENKAGVLPENVLQMIVEISPLKNISVVGLMTMGPFTEDPEEIRPSLRLTRRLFEEISKEKIEGVEMKNLSMGMSNSYRVAIEEGSNMVRLGTIIFGERQ
- a CDS encoding cyclase family protein, translating into MREFVDLTRTVEDNQPVYPGDDSTRLRRSRVLEEDGFNNHRLEISMHSGTHIDGPMHLTQSDLYVDRIEIDRLIGNGVLLDVRGEMEIKMKSQYEDAVSQDSILLFWTGRDSLFGNEEYFLENPYLTYELAEFLVKRKTRMVGFDSSSPDRFPYDIHRILFSGGCFIAENLTGLEKLSGSKELEIFAIPLKIHADSSVARIFAAVT
- a CDS encoding HD-GYP domain-containing protein, with translation MEGFKVCKACETIETVVQRNSSLSLLAHGDGVEISMYELRSGVVTFLDTFSGGDLLEFYYIMDGTMSCNYSEREENLEPGDYFYAHNLKSPVELKPHTDVRMLHVSSRPLFKYISNNMAVMKDILSKVEIKDSYTHGHGKRVRDVSLAIAKRLRISSERQEIIAMGALFHDIGKIEIDDSILKKPSRLSKEEFEIIKLHPVFGCEMVKGNFLEDTHDIIRHHHERVDGTGYPDGLKGDEISLEARIVAVADSFDAMTSRRPYREAMSCENALEELKSQSGTLYDSEIVKTLEECIAEGLI
- a CDS encoding RNA-binding transcriptional accessory protein, with the protein product MNEIVTDIANSLALPRWKVENAVEMLEEGKTIPFIARYRKEKTGELNEIQLREISDALEYSKKLRSRKEEVLRIIEEKGKLTEELEAAINDAKNLQLVEDLYLPFKSKKKTRADKAREKGLQPLADFLKTSRIKDETFVVTFVNAEQEILQIEEALEGARDILAEEFSQEISVRKVLRNQLKSKGTIKSSHSDKQDEREVYRDYYDFSQPISRLAAHQIMALFRGEREEILSLKLELPFDILPSLRDLIGWKEYLAYYEELVEASADSYSRLLMPSIEREVRNMIKEEAEGRAIHVFARNLRDLFLQPPLGEKVVMGIDPGYRTGCKVAVIGKDGSLLYHDVIYPTPPQSDYIGSSMKVVQAINTLEVELISIGNGTGSRETEVFVSRLIKEHKLPVKYVIVTESGASVYSTSKVAIEEFPNEDVTTRGAISIARRVQDPLAEYVKIPPEAIGVGMYQHDVNQSELKKTLDREVESVVNLVGVNLNTASEHLLKYISGLNSRAALNIVKHRAENGAFMNRKELLRVSGLGPKAFEQAAGFCRILNGSEALDGTSVHPESYEIARDIIKSAGFGPEELFTRKEEISKKLDEIDLDAFAKERGLNSITVREVMGMVKKPGLDPREELEKPILRTDVLSMEDLSKGMELEGTVRNVVDFGAFVDIGVKQDGLIHKSKMGRRVRDPLEVLSVGQIVKVRVLEVDTKRMRIGLELLADANSN